A window of Plutella xylostella chromosome 19, ilPluXylo3.1, whole genome shotgun sequence contains these coding sequences:
- the LOC105394800 gene encoding protein PRRC1 isoform X2, producing the protein MSNPERKKIPEAPTPAAVPGSGNLLSSIAPPAELPNFVTTPIPQSQLPPAAAPAPVQPMLVQPGPASVPDAVETFTPAIPLSKGMPVQSVRSPDDSQATAQSPESLTDSPTEAEKLGDVMPGSGLLTWVKGAVSSGGLLQRVAERARSSVDSVITTLDPQMKDYLNSGGDLYLVVASDKEVKVSPVRDAFQAVFGKATVHGFPAQSDVTAAQPVGYAAAYAAAKQRIAHIRSTHSSLTNNVPIVAVEGFLQEAVNDRWYDISLIVLSQPSLDIELQVQSQGTPVPAAAVAAARAGSAAGSAHGDTGFDITIGSIMADSLKVPHTEWQEACTGVSRRELLLLAARSIAGSYRRLLAISAAEP; encoded by the exons ATGAGTAATCCGGAGAGGAAGAAGATCCCGGAGGCGCCCACTCCAGCGGCGGTGCCCGGCTCCGGCAACCTGCTGTCCAGCATCGCGCCCCCGGCGGAGCTGCCCAACTTCGTCACTACACCC ATACCACAATCTCAACTGCCTCCTGCAGCCGCACCCGCACCTGTGCAGCCGATGCTGGTGCAACCTGGGCCTGCTAGTGTTCCTGATGCTGTGGAAACTTTCAC GCCAGCAATACCTCTAAGCAAAGGAATGCCAGTGCAGTCCGTCAGATCCCCAGATGACTCACAAGCCACCGCACAGTCCCCGGAGTCACTCACAGATTCACCGACAGAGGCTGAGAAGCTAG GCGACGTCATGCCAGGCTCCGGGCTCCTCACATGGGTGAAGGGCGCGGTGTCGTCGGGCGGGCTGCTGCAGCGCGTGGCCGAGCGAGCGCGCAGCTCCGTGGACTCCGTCATCACCACGCTGGACCCGCAGATGAAGGACTATCTGA ACAGCGGCGGCGACCTGTACCTGGTGGTGGCATCAGACAAGGAGGTGAAGGTGTCGCCGGTGCGCGACGCGTTCCAGGCCGTCTTCGGGAAGGCCACCGTGCA TGGTTTCCCAGCGCAAAGCGACGTGACAGCAGCTCAACCGGTCGGCTATGCAGCGGCGTACGCGGCGGCCAAGCAACGCATCGCGCACATACGGTCCACACACAGCAGTCTCACCAACAACGTGCCCATTGTAGCTGTAGAGGGGTTTTTACAAGAAGCTGTTAATGACAG GTGGTATGACATCAGCCTAATAGTACTGTCACAGCCCTCGCTCGACATAGAACTACAAGTGCAATCACAAG GCACCCCggtgccggcggcggcggtggcggcggcgcgcgcgggctCAGCGGCGGGCTCGGCCCACGGAGACACCGGGTTTGATATCACTATAGGGAGCATCATGGCTGATAGTCTAAAG GTCCCTCACACAGAGTGGCAGGAGGCGTGCACGGGCGTGTCCAGACGGGAGCTGCTACTGCTAGCGGCGAGGTCCATCGCCGGTAGCTACCGACGACTGCTCGCTATATCTGCCGCTGAGCCATAG
- the LOC125490024 gene encoding vegetative cell wall protein gp1-like, translating to MKFLILSLFVAVATASAEVPTRPQALPVQAPSKLPVLPEVAPAPVSLPAPAMPEVAPAPAPVSLPAPAMPVVAPAPAPVSLPAPAMPEVAPAPAPVSLPAPAMPVVEAPAPAPVSLPAPAMPVVVPAPAPVVLPAPAMPVVVPAPAPVVLPAPSMPVVVPAPAPVVLPAPSMPVVVPAPAPVVLPSPAMPEVVVPAPVEPEVLEPAVVEPEVASVPTGEVYNDGTVSVTVNAPAQPSYYESLSSWFSMVINYFNNGVVASSQQIV from the coding sequence ATGAAGTTCCTTATCCTGTCTCTGTTCGTGGCGGTCGCCACCGCCTCCGCCGAGGTCCCGACCAGGCCCCAGGCCCTCCCCGTGCAGGCGCCCTCCAAGCTGCCCGTGCTCCCTGAGGTTGCCCCTGCCCCCGTGTCTCTGCCCGCCCCTGCCATGCCCGAAGTTGCCCCTGCCCCTGCACCAGTGTCTCTGCCTGCTCCTGCCATGCCCGTAGTTGCCCCTGCCCCTGCCCCCGTGTCTCTGCCCGCCCCTGCCATGCCCGAAGTTGCCCCTGCCCCTGCCCCAGTGTCGCTGCCTGCTCCCGCTATGCCCGTGGTTGAGGCTCCTGCCCCTGCCCCAGTGTCTCTGCCCGCTCCTGCCATGCCTGTAGTCGTACCTGCCCCTGCCCCAGTCGTCCTTCCTGCCCCAGCCATGCCTGTGGTCGTGCCTGCTCCCGCTCCGGTCGTCCTGCCCGCGCCTTCCATGCCCGTGGTCGTACCTGCCCCTGCCCCAGTGGTCCTGCCCGCGCCTTCCATGCCCGTGGTCGTACCTGCCCCCGCTCCAGTGGTCCTGCCCTCTCCTGCTATGCCGGAAGTGGTCGTCCCCGCCCCTGTAGAACCTGAGGTGCTGGAGCCCGCTGTGGTCGAGCCTGAGGTGGCCTCCGTGCCCACCGGCGAGGTGTACAACGACGGTACTGTCTCCGTGACGGTGAACGCGCCCGCGCAGCCCTCGTACTACGAGAGCCTCAGTAGCTGGTTCAGCATGGTCATCAACTACTTCAACAACGGAGTCGTCGCGTCCTCTCAGCAGATTGTTTAG
- the LOC105394800 gene encoding protein PRRC1 isoform X1 produces MSNPERKKIPEAPTPAAVPGSGNLLSSIAPPAELPNFVTTPIPQSQLPPAAAPAPVQPMLVQPGPASVPDAVETFTPAIPLSKGMPVQSVRSPDDSQATAQSPESLTDSPTEAEKLGLGDVMPGSGLLTWVKGAVSSGGLLQRVAERARSSVDSVITTLDPQMKDYLNSGGDLYLVVASDKEVKVSPVRDAFQAVFGKATVHGFPAQSDVTAAQPVGYAAAYAAAKQRIAHIRSTHSSLTNNVPIVAVEGFLQEAVNDRWYDISLIVLSQPSLDIELQVQSQGTPVPAAAVAAARAGSAAGSAHGDTGFDITIGSIMADSLKVPHTEWQEACTGVSRRELLLLAARSIAGSYRRLLAISAAEP; encoded by the exons ATGAGTAATCCGGAGAGGAAGAAGATCCCGGAGGCGCCCACTCCAGCGGCGGTGCCCGGCTCCGGCAACCTGCTGTCCAGCATCGCGCCCCCGGCGGAGCTGCCCAACTTCGTCACTACACCC ATACCACAATCTCAACTGCCTCCTGCAGCCGCACCCGCACCTGTGCAGCCGATGCTGGTGCAACCTGGGCCTGCTAGTGTTCCTGATGCTGTGGAAACTTTCAC GCCAGCAATACCTCTAAGCAAAGGAATGCCAGTGCAGTCCGTCAGATCCCCAGATGACTCACAAGCCACCGCACAGTCCCCGGAGTCACTCACAGATTCACCGACAGAGGCTGAGAAGCTAGGTCTGG GCGACGTCATGCCAGGCTCCGGGCTCCTCACATGGGTGAAGGGCGCGGTGTCGTCGGGCGGGCTGCTGCAGCGCGTGGCCGAGCGAGCGCGCAGCTCCGTGGACTCCGTCATCACCACGCTGGACCCGCAGATGAAGGACTATCTGA ACAGCGGCGGCGACCTGTACCTGGTGGTGGCATCAGACAAGGAGGTGAAGGTGTCGCCGGTGCGCGACGCGTTCCAGGCCGTCTTCGGGAAGGCCACCGTGCA TGGTTTCCCAGCGCAAAGCGACGTGACAGCAGCTCAACCGGTCGGCTATGCAGCGGCGTACGCGGCGGCCAAGCAACGCATCGCGCACATACGGTCCACACACAGCAGTCTCACCAACAACGTGCCCATTGTAGCTGTAGAGGGGTTTTTACAAGAAGCTGTTAATGACAG GTGGTATGACATCAGCCTAATAGTACTGTCACAGCCCTCGCTCGACATAGAACTACAAGTGCAATCACAAG GCACCCCggtgccggcggcggcggtggcggcggcgcgcgcgggctCAGCGGCGGGCTCGGCCCACGGAGACACCGGGTTTGATATCACTATAGGGAGCATCATGGCTGATAGTCTAAAG GTCCCTCACACAGAGTGGCAGGAGGCGTGCACGGGCGTGTCCAGACGGGAGCTGCTACTGCTAGCGGCGAGGTCCATCGCCGGTAGCTACCGACGACTGCTCGCTATATCTGCCGCTGAGCCATAG
- the LOC105395498 gene encoding foot protein 1 variant 1-like isoform X3, which translates to MKFLAVLALVSVAFAAPLTTEMSLDQIVAAIDNPSTDPALIPALTDALNEVMDALWAGNQAATAAVAFPVSEVAAAAAPVPAPAVVAPIIEAAPVDAAPEASNNSPLVQIIINVKNNEAVAFPDELVAASPVTVAESSVPATPINPANPVTVVEAVPTPITVVEAAPSPITVVEAAPSPITVVEAAPSPITVVEAAPSPITVVEAAPSPITVVEAAPSPITVVEAAPSPITVVEAAPSPITVVEAAPSPITVVEAAPSPITVVEAAPSPITVVEAAPSPITVVEAAPSPITVVEAAPSPITVVEAAPSPITVVEAAPSPITVVEAAPSPITVVEAAPSPISVVEAAPTRPVIVETPAVAALPTRPTIINSIFGSLFNQARPIRV; encoded by the exons ATGAAATTCCTCGCAGTCCTCGCTCTCGTGTCGGTGGCGTTCGCCGCCCCGCTCACCACGGAGATGAGCCTCGACCAGATCGTGGCCGCCATCGACAACCCCAGCACTGACCCGGCCCTGATCCCCGCGCTCACTGACGCCCTGAACGAAGTCATGGACGCCCTGTGGGCCGGCAACCAGGCG GCTACCGCTGCCGTGGCTTTCCCCGTGTCCGAGGTCGCTGCCGCTGCCGCCCCCGTTCCCGCCCCCGCCGTGGTCGCCCCCATCATCGAGGCCGCCCCCGTCGATGCCGCCCCCGAGGCCTCCAACAACTCGCCTCTGGTCCAGATCATCATCAACGTCAAGAACAACGAGGCTGTG GCTTTCCCCGATGAGCTTGTTGCCGCTTCCCCCGTGACCGTGGCCGAATCCAGCGTGCCCGCCACCCCCATCAACCCCGCCAACCCCGTGACCGTTGTTGAAGCTGTCCCCACTCCCATCACTGTTGTTGAG GCCGCCCCCTCTCCCATCACCGTTGTTGAGGCCGCCCCCTCTCCCATCACTGTTGTAGAGGCCGCCCCCTCTCCCATCACTGTTGTTGAGGCAGCCCCCTCTCCCATCACTGTTGTTGAGGCCGCCCCCTCTCCCATCACTGTTGTTGAGGCAGCCCCCTCTCCCATCACTGTTGTTGAGGCCGCCCCCTCTCCCATCACTGTTGTTGAGGCCGCCCCCTCTCCCATCACCGTTGTTGAGGCCGCCCCCTCTCCCATCACTGTTGTTGAGGCCGCCCCCTCTCCCATCACTGTTGTTGAGGCCGCCCCCTCTCCCATCACCGTTGTTGAGGCCGCCCCTTCTCCCATCACCGTTGTCGAGGCCGCCCCCTCTCCCATCACTGTTGTTGAGGCCGCCCCCTCTCCCATCACTGTTGTCGAGGCCGCCCCCTCTCCCATCACTGTTGTAGAGGCTGCCCCCTCTCCCATCACCGTTGTTGAGGCCGCCCCCTCTCCCATCACTGTTGTTGAGGCCGCCCCCTCTCCCATCTCCGTGGTCGAGGCCGCCCCCACCCGCCCCGTCATCGTGGAGACCCCTGCCGTGGCCGCGCTCCCCACTCGCCCCACCATCATCAACTCGATCTTCGGCTCGCTGTTCAACCAGGCTCGCCCCATCCGTGTTTAA
- the LOC105395498 gene encoding calphotin-like isoform X4: protein MKFLAVLALVSVAFAAPLTTEMSLDQIVAAIDNPSTDPALIPALTDALNEVMDALWAGNQAATAAVAFPVSEVAAAAAPVPAPAVVAPIIEAAPVDAAPEASNNSPLVQIIINVKNNEAVAFPDELVAASPVTVAESSVPATPINPANPVTVVEAVPTPITVVEAAPSPVIVVDAAASAAPSPITVVEAAPSPVVVVEAAPSPITVVEAAPSPITVVEAAPSPITVVEAAPSPITVVEAAPSPITVVEAAPSPITVVEAAPSPITVVEAAPSPITVVEAAPSPITVVEAAPSPITVVEAAPSPITVVEAAPSPISVVEAAPTRPVIVETPAVAALPTRPTIINSIFGSLFNQARPIRV, encoded by the exons ATGAAATTCCTCGCAGTCCTCGCTCTCGTGTCGGTGGCGTTCGCCGCCCCGCTCACCACGGAGATGAGCCTCGACCAGATCGTGGCCGCCATCGACAACCCCAGCACTGACCCGGCCCTGATCCCCGCGCTCACTGACGCCCTGAACGAAGTCATGGACGCCCTGTGGGCCGGCAACCAGGCG GCTACCGCTGCCGTGGCTTTCCCCGTGTCCGAGGTCGCTGCCGCTGCCGCCCCCGTTCCCGCCCCCGCCGTGGTCGCCCCCATCATCGAGGCCGCCCCCGTCGATGCCGCCCCCGAGGCCTCCAACAACTCGCCTCTGGTCCAGATCATCATCAACGTCAAGAACAACGAGGCTGTG GCTTTCCCCGATGAGCTTGTTGCCGCTTCCCCCGTGACCGTGGCCGAATCCAGCGTGCCCGCCACCCCCATCAACCCCGCCAACCCCGTGACCGTTGTTGAAGCTGTCCCCACTCCCATCACTGTTGTTGAGGCCGCTCCCTCTCCCGTCATTGTTGTTGACGCCGCCGCTTCTGCTGCTCCCTCTCCCATCACCGTTGTTGAGGCCGCTCCCTCTCCCGTTGTTGTTGTTGAGGCCGCCCCCTCTCCCATCACCGTTGTTGAGGCCGCCCCCTCTCCCATCACTGTTGTAGAGGCCGCCCCCTCTCCCATCACTGTTGTTGAGGCAGCCCCCTCTCCCATCACTGTTGTTGAGGCCGCCCCCTCTCCCATCACTGTTGTTGAGGCAGCCCCCTCTCCCATCACTGTTGTTGAGGCCGCCCCCTCTCCCATCACTGTTGTTGAGGCCGCCCCCTCTCCCATCACCGTTGTTGAGGCCGCCCCCTCTCCCATCACTGTTGTTGAGGCCGCCCCCTCTCCCATCACTGTTGTTGAGGCCGCCCCCTCTCCCATCACCGTTGTTGAG GCCGCCCCCTCTCCCATCTCCGTGGTCGAGGCCGCCCCCACCCGCCCCGTCATCGTGGAGACCCCTGCCGTGGCCGCGCTCCCCACTCGCCCCACCATCATCAACTCGATCTTCGGCTCGCTGTTCAACCAGGCTCGCCCCATCCGTGTTTAA
- the LOC105395498 gene encoding calphotin-like isoform X1 encodes MKFLAVLALVSVAFAAPLTTEMSLDQIVAAIDNPSTDPALIPALTDALNEVMDALWAGNQAATAAVAFPVSEVAAAAAPVPAPAVVAPIIEAAPVDAAPEASNNSPLVQIIINVKNNEAVAFPDELVAASPVTVAESSVPATPINPANPVTVVEAVPTPITVVEAAPSPVIVVDAAASAAPSPITVVEAAPSPVVVVEAAPSPITVVEAAPSPITVVEAAPSPITVVEAAPSPITVVEAAPSPITVVEAAPSPITVVEAAPSPITVVEAAPSPITVVEAAPSPITVVEAAPSPITVVEAAPSPITVVEAAPSPITVVEAAPSPITVVEAAPSPITVVEAAPSPITVVEAAPSPITVVEAAPSPITVVEAAPSPISVVEAAPTRPVIVETPAVAALPTRPTIINSIFGSLFNQARPIRV; translated from the exons ATGAAATTCCTCGCAGTCCTCGCTCTCGTGTCGGTGGCGTTCGCCGCCCCGCTCACCACGGAGATGAGCCTCGACCAGATCGTGGCCGCCATCGACAACCCCAGCACTGACCCGGCCCTGATCCCCGCGCTCACTGACGCCCTGAACGAAGTCATGGACGCCCTGTGGGCCGGCAACCAGGCG GCTACCGCTGCCGTGGCTTTCCCCGTGTCCGAGGTCGCTGCCGCTGCCGCCCCCGTTCCCGCCCCCGCCGTGGTCGCCCCCATCATCGAGGCCGCCCCCGTCGATGCCGCCCCCGAGGCCTCCAACAACTCGCCTCTGGTCCAGATCATCATCAACGTCAAGAACAACGAGGCTGTG GCTTTCCCCGATGAGCTTGTTGCCGCTTCCCCCGTGACCGTGGCCGAATCCAGCGTGCCCGCCACCCCCATCAACCCCGCCAACCCCGTGACCGTTGTTGAAGCTGTCCCCACTCCCATCACTGTTGTTGAGGCCGCTCCCTCTCCCGTCATTGTTGTTGACGCCGCCGCTTCTGCTGCTCCCTCTCCCATCACCGTTGTTGAGGCCGCTCCCTCTCCCGTTGTTGTTGTTGAGGCCGCCCCCTCTCCCATCACCGTTGTTGAGGCCGCCCCCTCTCCCATCACTGTTGTAGAGGCCGCCCCCTCTCCCATCACTGTTGTTGAGGCAGCCCCCTCTCCCATCACTGTTGTTGAGGCCGCCCCCTCTCCCATCACTGTTGTTGAGGCAGCCCCCTCTCCCATCACTGTTGTTGAGGCCGCCCCCTCTCCCATCACTGTTGTTGAGGCCGCCCCCTCTCCCATCACCGTTGTTGAGGCCGCCCCCTCTCCCATCACTGTTGTTGAGGCCGCCCCCTCTCCCATCACTGTTGTTGAGGCCGCCCCCTCTCCCATCACCGTTGTTGAGGCCGCCCCTTCTCCCATCACCGTTGTCGAGGCCGCCCCCTCTCCCATCACTGTTGTTGAGGCCGCCCCCTCTCCCATCACTGTTGTCGAGGCCGCCCCCTCTCCCATCACTGTTGTAGAGGCTGCCCCCTCTCCCATCACCGTTGTTGAGGCCGCCCCCTCTCCCATCACTGTTGTTGAGGCCGCCCCCTCTCCCATCTCCGTGGTCGAGGCCGCCCCCACCCGCCCCGTCATCGTGGAGACCCCTGCCGTGGCCGCGCTCCCCACTCGCCCCACCATCATCAACTCGATCTTCGGCTCGCTGTTCAACCAGGCTCGCCCCATCCGTGTTTAA
- the LOC105395498 gene encoding calphotin-like isoform X2, with translation MKFLAVLALVSVAFAAPLTTEMSLDQIVAAIDNPSTDPALIPALTDALNEVMDALWAGNQAATAAVAFPVSEVAAAAAPVPAPAVVAPIIEAAPVDAAPEASNNSPLVQIIINVKNNEAVAFPDELVAASPVTVAESSVPATPINPANPVTVVEAVPTPITVVEAAPSPVIVVDAAASAAPSPITVVEAAPSPITVVEAAPSPITVVEAAPSPITVVEAAPSPITVVEAAPSPITVVEAAPSPITVVEAAPSPITVVEAAPSPITVVEAAPSPITVVEAAPSPITVVEAAPSPITVVEAAPSPITVVEAAPSPITVVEAAPSPITVVEAAPSPITVVEAAPSPITVVEAAPSPITVVEAAPSPISVVEAAPTRPVIVETPAVAALPTRPTIINSIFGSLFNQARPIRV, from the exons ATGAAATTCCTCGCAGTCCTCGCTCTCGTGTCGGTGGCGTTCGCCGCCCCGCTCACCACGGAGATGAGCCTCGACCAGATCGTGGCCGCCATCGACAACCCCAGCACTGACCCGGCCCTGATCCCCGCGCTCACTGACGCCCTGAACGAAGTCATGGACGCCCTGTGGGCCGGCAACCAGGCG GCTACCGCTGCCGTGGCTTTCCCCGTGTCCGAGGTCGCTGCCGCTGCCGCCCCCGTTCCCGCCCCCGCCGTGGTCGCCCCCATCATCGAGGCCGCCCCCGTCGATGCCGCCCCCGAGGCCTCCAACAACTCGCCTCTGGTCCAGATCATCATCAACGTCAAGAACAACGAGGCTGTG GCTTTCCCCGATGAGCTTGTTGCCGCTTCCCCCGTGACCGTGGCCGAATCCAGCGTGCCCGCCACCCCCATCAACCCCGCCAACCCCGTGACCGTTGTTGAAGCTGTCCCCACTCCCATCACTGTTGTTGAGGCCGCTCCCTCTCCCGTCATTGTTGTTGACGCCGCCGCTTCTGCTGCTCCCTCTCCCATCACCGTTGTTGAG GCCGCCCCCTCTCCCATCACCGTTGTTGAGGCCGCCCCCTCTCCCATCACTGTTGTAGAGGCCGCCCCCTCTCCCATCACTGTTGTTGAGGCAGCCCCCTCTCCCATCACTGTTGTTGAGGCCGCCCCCTCTCCCATCACTGTTGTTGAGGCAGCCCCCTCTCCCATCACTGTTGTTGAGGCCGCCCCCTCTCCCATCACTGTTGTTGAGGCCGCCCCCTCTCCCATCACCGTTGTTGAGGCCGCCCCCTCTCCCATCACTGTTGTTGAGGCCGCCCCCTCTCCCATCACTGTTGTTGAGGCCGCCCCCTCTCCCATCACCGTTGTTGAGGCCGCCCCTTCTCCCATCACCGTTGTCGAGGCCGCCCCCTCTCCCATCACTGTTGTTGAGGCCGCCCCCTCTCCCATCACTGTTGTCGAGGCCGCCCCCTCTCCCATCACTGTTGTAGAGGCTGCCCCCTCTCCCATCACCGTTGTTGAGGCCGCCCCCTCTCCCATCACTGTTGTTGAGGCCGCCCCCTCTCCCATCTCCGTGGTCGAGGCCGCCCCCACCCGCCCCGTCATCGTGGAGACCCCTGCCGTGGCCGCGCTCCCCACTCGCCCCACCATCATCAACTCGATCTTCGGCTCGCTGTTCAACCAGGCTCGCCCCATCCGTGTTTAA